A genomic region of Pseudomonas abietaniphila contains the following coding sequences:
- a CDS encoding NUDIX hydrolase produces the protein MKVIRIAAALLIGPDGRTLLVRKRGTQAFMQPGGKIDAGETAVNALARELHEELGLCVAPEQAQFLGEFSAPAANEPGFEVNCQLYRLDVAHDVKPAAEIEEVVWVDAGDVNHLHLAPLTRDSILPLYRSLQTA, from the coding sequence GTGAAGGTCATTCGCATCGCCGCGGCGCTGCTGATTGGCCCCGACGGTCGAACCCTGCTGGTGCGAAAGCGCGGAACGCAGGCGTTCATGCAGCCGGGCGGCAAGATCGATGCAGGCGAGACGGCGGTGAATGCGCTGGCGCGTGAGCTGCACGAAGAGCTTGGGTTGTGTGTGGCGCCGGAGCAGGCGCAGTTTCTGGGAGAGTTTTCAGCGCCAGCCGCCAACGAGCCGGGCTTTGAAGTGAACTGCCAGCTCTATCGACTGGACGTTGCGCACGACGTCAAACCAGCAGCCGAGATTGAAGAGGTCGTCTGGGTCGATGCCGGTGATGTGAACCATCTGCACTTGGCGCCGTTGACGCGGGATTCGATCCTGCCGCTGTATCGAAGCCTGCAAACCGCCTGA